A single region of the Malus sylvestris chromosome 8, drMalSylv7.2, whole genome shotgun sequence genome encodes:
- the LOC126633014 gene encoding EG45-like domain containing protein: MPPKQMHIFSNFVVNMRLLFMSIVLSLLCRELRLVSSDIGTATSYGPPYIPTKCFGSRQDQFPPGNLFVAVSEGLWDNGAACGRRYRLRCLSGRNKPCKGGATVDVKVVDLCRDSTCPSTVVMSTDAFAAISHSPSTRINVEYVQI; encoded by the exons ATGCCCCCTAAACAAATGCATATATTTTCTAACTTTGTTGTGAACATGAGACTCTTATTCATGTCAATAGTGTTAAGCTTATTATGCAGAGAACTAAGGCTCGTTTCCAGTGATATCGGCACAGCAACGTCTTACGGTCCTCCTTATATAC CTACAAAGTGCTTTGGAAGTAGGCAAGACCAGTTCCCTCCGGGGAATCTGTTTGTGGCGGTGAGTGAAGGCTTGTGGGACAATGGTGCTGCGTGTGGAAGGCGGTATAGACTGAGGTGCCTGAGTGGACGTAATAAGCCCTGCAAGGGTGGTGCTACCGTGGACGTGAAGGTGGTTGATCTTTGTCGAGATTCAACCTGCCCTTCTACCGTAGTCATGTCAACTGATGCTTTTGCAGCCATTTCACACTCTCCTTCTACAAGAATCAACGTCGAATATGTCCA GATATGA
- the LOC126632546 gene encoding uncharacterized protein LOC126632546 isoform X2: MRKASSISARLFLGFVRGQTTSKLRCFNAVRFHCDRAQPSSIKPPGPLTQYKSLIEEGKLQHDPKQETVAFQLEELLGRLEQYEREMENYHEKLAIWERRREDERRKLLMEEAESQQKDDVWTSVTNQRNKFVQRWLSRKKPDKAEPGVGKWVSYLNRERKLDSRVGRRPTAPPAPKGLYIYGNVGSGKTMLMDMFFSATEGIVKHRKRYHFHEAMLKINEQMHQIWKSQVEEKSLHSSLSNWVMNLPFDSRVKEWVAAEERYKQEVQMKNILPAVADKLLIDRQANQKGGSILCFDEIQTVDVFAIVALSGIVSRLLSTGTVFVATSNRAPTDLNQDGMQREIFQKFVRKLNEHCETVLIGSEIDYRRVIAQSQRSADQVHYFWPSDSVAMEKFEKKWHEVTNQIGGQIASDTIRVMFGRTLEVPECSNGAARFAFDYLCGRPVGAADYIAVAENYHTIFISDIPMMSMRIRDKARRFITLIDELYNHHCRLFCSAASSIDELFQGTEEGTLFDLESFQFETETEGSKLRRDVLAEGNVSSGGAPTGIISMLSGQEEMFAFRRAVSRLIEMQTPVYLEGVHSLHPYFQKQRRGFESISSRNIQPQLSY; encoded by the exons ATGAGAAAAGCGTCGTCGATCTCAGCGCGTTTGTTTCTAGGGTTTGTTCGAGGCCAAACAACCTCCAAGCTCCGGTGCTTCAATGCGGTGCGTTTTCACTGTGATCGAGCCCAACCTTCCTCTATTAAGCCTCCAG GGCCACTAACGCAGTACAAGAGCCTCATCGAGGAAGGGAAGCTGCAGCATGATCCGAAGCAAGAGACGGTGGCGTTTCAATTGGAGGAGTTGCTCGGGAGATTGGAGCAGTacgagagagaaatggagaattATCAT GAAAAGCTTGCGATTTGGGAGAGGCGGAGAGAGGACGAGCGGCGGAAGCTTTTAATGGAGGAAGCTGAGAGCCAGCAGAAAGATGATGTATGGACATCAGTCACCAACCAGCGCAATAAGTTTGTGCAGAGATGGCTATCCCG GAAGAAACCTGATAAAGCAGAACCCGGAGTGGGGAAATGGGTTTCGTATCTTAATCGAGAGAGGAAGTTAGATTCACGCGTTGGTCGCCGCCCAACTGCTCCTCCGGCTCCCAAGGGACTGTATATTTACGGCAATGTTGGAAGTG GAAAGACGATGCTTATGGACATGTTTTTTAGTGCCACTGAAGGAATAGTTAAGCATCGAAAGAGATATCACTTTCACGAG GCAATGTTAAAGATTAACGAACAAATGCATCAGATTTGGAAAAGCCAAGTGGAGGAAAAGTCTTTGCATTCAAGCCTTTCCAATTGGGtaatgaatcttccctttgatTCGAGGGTGAAAGAGTGGGTCGCTGCAGAAGAGAGATATAAGCAAGAGGTTCAGATGAAAAACATCCTTCCAGCTGTAGCAGATAAGCTGCTCATAGACCGGCAGGCAAATCAAAAGGGTGGTAGCATTCTCTGTTTTGACGAAATACAG ACTGTTGATGTATTTGCTATTGTGGCCTTATCTGGAATTGTTAGCAGATTGTTAAGTACCGGAACTGTTTTTGTTGCCACCAGTAATCGAGCGCCAACAGACTTAAATCAG GATGGTATGCAGCGGGAGATCTTCCAAAAGTTTGTTCGCAAACTGAATGAGCACTGTGAGACTGTTCTCATTGGAAGTGAGATTGATTATCGTCGTGTTATAGCTCAAAGTCAAAGATCTGCAGACCAG GTTCACTACTTCTGGCCCTCAGACAGCGTTGCTATGGAGAAATTTGAGAAGAAGTGGCATGAAGTCACAAACCAAATAGGGGGACAGATTGCCTCGGATACTATTCGAGTGATGTTCGGGAG AACACTGGAGGTTCCCGAATGCTCTAATGGAGCGGCACGGTTCGCATTTGATTATCTCTGTGGTCGGCCG GTAGGTGCAGCTGATTATATTGCAGTTGCAGAAAATTATCACACTATATTTATATCTGACATTCCAATGATGAGTATGCGTATCCGTGATAAG GCACGGCGGTTTATTACCCTCATTGATGAATTATACAATCATCATTGCCGTCTATTTTGTTCTGCAGCATCTTCTATTGATGAATTATTTCAAGGAACTGAAGAGGGTACTCTTTTTGATCTGGAGAG TTTCCAGTTTGAAACAGAGACAGAAGGTTCAAAGCTTCGTCGCGATGTTTTAGCAGAAGGTAATGTTAGTTCAGGAGGTGCCCCAACTGGTATAATATCCATGCTATCTGGTCAAGAAGAGATGTTTGCTTTCCGCAGAGCA GTGTCGCGCTTGATTGAAATGCAGACGCCCGTATATTTGGAGGGAGTCCACAGTCTTCATCCGTATTTCCAGAAACAACGCCGGGGATTTGAAAGTATATCTTCACGAAACATACAGCCGCAGTTGTCATATTAA
- the LOC126632546 gene encoding uncharacterized protein LOC126632546 isoform X1, with translation MRKASSISARLFLGFVRGQTTSKLRCFNAVRFHCDRAQPSSIKPPGPGPLTQYKSLIEEGKLQHDPKQETVAFQLEELLGRLEQYEREMENYHEKLAIWERRREDERRKLLMEEAESQQKDDVWTSVTNQRNKFVQRWLSRKKPDKAEPGVGKWVSYLNRERKLDSRVGRRPTAPPAPKGLYIYGNVGSGKTMLMDMFFSATEGIVKHRKRYHFHEAMLKINEQMHQIWKSQVEEKSLHSSLSNWVMNLPFDSRVKEWVAAEERYKQEVQMKNILPAVADKLLIDRQANQKGGSILCFDEIQTVDVFAIVALSGIVSRLLSTGTVFVATSNRAPTDLNQDGMQREIFQKFVRKLNEHCETVLIGSEIDYRRVIAQSQRSADQVHYFWPSDSVAMEKFEKKWHEVTNQIGGQIASDTIRVMFGRTLEVPECSNGAARFAFDYLCGRPVGAADYIAVAENYHTIFISDIPMMSMRIRDKARRFITLIDELYNHHCRLFCSAASSIDELFQGTEEGTLFDLESFQFETETEGSKLRRDVLAEGNVSSGGAPTGIISMLSGQEEMFAFRRAVSRLIEMQTPVYLEGVHSLHPYFQKQRRGFESISSRNIQPQLSY, from the exons ATGAGAAAAGCGTCGTCGATCTCAGCGCGTTTGTTTCTAGGGTTTGTTCGAGGCCAAACAACCTCCAAGCTCCGGTGCTTCAATGCGGTGCGTTTTCACTGTGATCGAGCCCAACCTTCCTCTATTAAGCCTCCAGGTCCag GGCCACTAACGCAGTACAAGAGCCTCATCGAGGAAGGGAAGCTGCAGCATGATCCGAAGCAAGAGACGGTGGCGTTTCAATTGGAGGAGTTGCTCGGGAGATTGGAGCAGTacgagagagaaatggagaattATCAT GAAAAGCTTGCGATTTGGGAGAGGCGGAGAGAGGACGAGCGGCGGAAGCTTTTAATGGAGGAAGCTGAGAGCCAGCAGAAAGATGATGTATGGACATCAGTCACCAACCAGCGCAATAAGTTTGTGCAGAGATGGCTATCCCG GAAGAAACCTGATAAAGCAGAACCCGGAGTGGGGAAATGGGTTTCGTATCTTAATCGAGAGAGGAAGTTAGATTCACGCGTTGGTCGCCGCCCAACTGCTCCTCCGGCTCCCAAGGGACTGTATATTTACGGCAATGTTGGAAGTG GAAAGACGATGCTTATGGACATGTTTTTTAGTGCCACTGAAGGAATAGTTAAGCATCGAAAGAGATATCACTTTCACGAG GCAATGTTAAAGATTAACGAACAAATGCATCAGATTTGGAAAAGCCAAGTGGAGGAAAAGTCTTTGCATTCAAGCCTTTCCAATTGGGtaatgaatcttccctttgatTCGAGGGTGAAAGAGTGGGTCGCTGCAGAAGAGAGATATAAGCAAGAGGTTCAGATGAAAAACATCCTTCCAGCTGTAGCAGATAAGCTGCTCATAGACCGGCAGGCAAATCAAAAGGGTGGTAGCATTCTCTGTTTTGACGAAATACAG ACTGTTGATGTATTTGCTATTGTGGCCTTATCTGGAATTGTTAGCAGATTGTTAAGTACCGGAACTGTTTTTGTTGCCACCAGTAATCGAGCGCCAACAGACTTAAATCAG GATGGTATGCAGCGGGAGATCTTCCAAAAGTTTGTTCGCAAACTGAATGAGCACTGTGAGACTGTTCTCATTGGAAGTGAGATTGATTATCGTCGTGTTATAGCTCAAAGTCAAAGATCTGCAGACCAG GTTCACTACTTCTGGCCCTCAGACAGCGTTGCTATGGAGAAATTTGAGAAGAAGTGGCATGAAGTCACAAACCAAATAGGGGGACAGATTGCCTCGGATACTATTCGAGTGATGTTCGGGAG AACACTGGAGGTTCCCGAATGCTCTAATGGAGCGGCACGGTTCGCATTTGATTATCTCTGTGGTCGGCCG GTAGGTGCAGCTGATTATATTGCAGTTGCAGAAAATTATCACACTATATTTATATCTGACATTCCAATGATGAGTATGCGTATCCGTGATAAG GCACGGCGGTTTATTACCCTCATTGATGAATTATACAATCATCATTGCCGTCTATTTTGTTCTGCAGCATCTTCTATTGATGAATTATTTCAAGGAACTGAAGAGGGTACTCTTTTTGATCTGGAGAG TTTCCAGTTTGAAACAGAGACAGAAGGTTCAAAGCTTCGTCGCGATGTTTTAGCAGAAGGTAATGTTAGTTCAGGAGGTGCCCCAACTGGTATAATATCCATGCTATCTGGTCAAGAAGAGATGTTTGCTTTCCGCAGAGCA GTGTCGCGCTTGATTGAAATGCAGACGCCCGTATATTTGGAGGGAGTCCACAGTCTTCATCCGTATTTCCAGAAACAACGCCGGGGATTTGAAAGTATATCTTCACGAAACATACAGCCGCAGTTGTCATATTAA
- the LOC126632547 gene encoding pentatricopeptide repeat-containing protein At4g21065-like, protein MQRLVKTAIFTANRREAEQSCLALLQGCDAVSKLSQIHAHVLKSGLQNNPLVLTKFAATASDLKAIDYASSFLFSGDADTHLYDSFLFNTVIRAYAQTSHEKHKALCFYNVMVQGSVLPNKFTYPFVLKACAGIGDLNLGKSVHGSVVKFGFDADVHVCNTMVHMYCCCGGGIEFARKVFDEMPKLDSVSWSAMIGGYVRVGWSTDSVELFREMQMAGVKPDEITMVSVLSACTDLGALELGKWVESYIEKEGIHKSVELCNALIDMFAKCGNVDKALKLFRNMSGRTIVSWTSVIDGLAMHGHGMEAIALFEEMIGTGVAPDDVAFLGLLSACSHSGLVEKGKRYFSSMVEKFQIVPKIEHYGCMVDMFCRAGHVKEASEFIQKMPIEPNPIVMRTLISACHAHGELKLGESITKQLIRSEPMQESNYVLLSNIYAKMNHWDKKTKIREVMDKKGMKKVPGSTMIELDHEIYEFVAGDKSHRQSKEIYEMVEEMGRKMKKAGYVPTTSEVLLDINEEDKEDALNRHSEKLAIAFALLNTPPGTPIRIVKNLRVCDDCHSATKFISKVYNREIVVRDRNRFHHFKDGMCSCRDFW, encoded by the coding sequence ATGCAAAGGCTCGTCAAGACCGCCATTTTTACCGCCAACAGAAGAGAAGCAGAGCAGAGCTGCTTGGCGCTCCTCCAAGGGTGCGACGCCGTTTCAAAGCTCTCCCAGATCCACGCCCACGTTTTGAAATCGGGGCTCCAAAACAATCCGCTAGTACTCACCAAGTTCGCCGCCACGGCCTCCGACCTTAAAGCCATCGACTAcgcctcctccttcctcttctccGGCGACGCCGATACGCATCTTTACGATTCGTTCCTCTTCAATACTGTAATTAGAGCTTACGCGCAGACCAGCCATGAAAAGCATAAAGCTTTGTGCTTTTACAATGTTATGGTTCAAGGTTCTGTTTTGCCTAATAAATTCACCTACCCTTTTGTCCTCAAGGCCTGTGCTGGAATTGGGGACTTGAATTTGGGGAAGTCGGTTCATGGGTCGGTGGTGAAATTCGGGTTCGATGCCGATGTTCATGTTTGTAACACTATGGTTCATATGTATTGTTGTTGTGGAGGAGGGATTGAGTTTGCCCGgaaggtgtttgatgaaatgcccAAGTTGGACTCTGTTTCATGGAGTGCGATGATTGGTGGGTATGTGCGTGTGGGGTGGTCGACGGATTCAGTTGAGTTGTTTAGGGAAATGCAGATGGCGGGAGTTAAGCCGGATGAGATAACTATGGTCTCCGTTCTGTCTGCGTGTACGGATTTAGGTGCACTTGAGCTTGGGAAGTGGGTTGAGTCTTACATTGAGAAAGAAGGGATTCATAAATCTGTGGAGCTTTGTAATGCGCTCATCGACATGTTTGCAAAGTGCGGGAATGTGGATAAAGCTTTGAAATTGTTTAGAAACATGAGTGGGAGAACAATTGTTTCTTGGACTTCTGTGATTGATGGTCTGGCAATGCACGGCCACGGAATGGAAGCCATTGCTTTGTTCGAGGAAATGATTGGGACTGGGGTAGCACCTGATGATGTTGCTTTCTTAGGGTTGCTTTCTGCGTGTAGTCATTCTGGGCTAGTTGAAAAGGGTAAGAGGTACTTCAGTTCAATGGTAGAAAAGTTTCAAATTGTACCTAAGATAGAACACTATGGATGCATGGTGGATATGTTTTGCAGGGCCGGACATGTCAAAGAAGCATCGGAGTTTATCCAAAAGATGCCGATTGAGCCAAACCCTATAGTCATGCGAACCCTGATCAGTGCTTGTCATGCACACGGTGAACTCAAGCTTGGAGAGAGTATCACCAAGCAGTTAATCAGGAGTGAACCTATGCAGGAGTCAAACTATGTCCTGCTTTCCAACATTTATGCAAAAATGAACCATTGGGACAAGAAAACCAAGATTAGAGAGGTGATGGACAAGAAGGGGATGAAAAAGGTCCCTGGGAGCACTATGATCGAGCTAGACCACGAAATTTACGAATTTGTGGCTGGAGATAAATCGCATAGACAGTCCAAAGAGATTTACGAGATGGTAGAGGAGATggggaggaagatgaagaaagctGGGTATGTTCCCACTACATCAGAGGTCTTGCTAGATAtcaatgaagaagataaagagGATGCTTTGAATAGGCATAGTGAAAAGTTAGCCATTGCTTTTGCCCTCCTGAATACGCCTCCAGGAACTCCTATTCGAATAGTGAAGAACTTACGAGTTTGCGATGATTGCCACTCTGCTACTAAGTTCATCTCTAAAGTTTATAATCGAGAAATAGTGGTGAGGGATAGAAACAGGTTTCACCATTTCAAGGATGGTATGTGTTCTTGTAGAGATTTCTGGTGA
- the LOC126633242 gene encoding probable sugar phosphate/phosphate translocator At5g25400 gives MGKGGSLSESVIKKILLSYTYVAIWIFLSFSVIVYNKYILDKKMYNWPFPISLTMIHMSFCASLAFLLVRVFRLVEPVTMSRDLYLSSVVPIGALYSLSLWLSNSAYIYLSVSFIQMLKALMPVAVYSIGVSFKKESFKTDTMVNMISISIGVAIAAYGEARFDTWGVILQLGAVAFEATRLVLIQILLTSKGITLNPITSLYYVAPCCLAFLFVPWIFVEYPVLRDSSSFHFDFLIFGTNSICAFALNLAVFLLVGKTSALTMNVAGVVKDWLLIAFSWSVIKDTVTPINLFGYGLAFLGVAYYNNSKLQALKAKEAQKKTAQHDEEASRLMEEREGEGIGKRNESQN, from the coding sequence ATGGGCAAGGGTGGCTCCCTGAGCGAGAGCGTGATAAAAAAGATCCTCCTCTCCTACACCTATGTCGCCATCTGGATCTTCCTCTCCTTCAGCGTCATCGTCTACAACAAATACATCCTCGACAAGAAGATGTACAACTGGCCCTTCCCCATTTCCCTCACCATGATCCACATGTCCTTCTGCGCCTCCCTCGCCTTCCTCCTCGTCCGCGTCTTCCGCCTTGTCGAGCCCGTCACCATGTCCCGCGACCTCTACCTCTCCTCCGTCGTCCCCATCGGCGCCCTCTACTCCCTCTCCCTCTGGCTCTCCAACTCCGCCTACATTTacctctccgtctccttcaTCCAGATGCTCAAGGCCCTCATGCCCGTCGCTGTCTACTCCATCGGCGTCTCCTTCAAAAAAGAGTCCTTCAAGACCGACACCATGGTCAACATGATCTCCATCTCCATCGGCGTCGCCATCGCCGCCTACGGCGAGGCCCGATTCGACACCTGGGGCGTCATCCTCCAGCTCGGCGCCGTCGCATTTGAGGCCACCCGCCTTGTCTTGATCCAGATCCTCCTCACATCCAAAGGCATTACCCTTAACCCCATCACATCTCTCTACTACGTCGCGCCTTGCTGCTTGGCTTTCCTCTTCGTCCCCTGGATCTTCGTCGAGTACCCGGTTCTGCGCGATTCGTCGAGCTTCCATTTCGATTTCTTGATTTTTGGGACCAATTCTATCTGCGCATTTGCTCTGAATCTGGCCGTGTTCTTGCTCGTCGGAAAGACCTCGGCGCTGACGATGAATGTGGCCGGAGTGGTGAAAGACTGGCTCCTGATCGCCTTTTCGTGGTCCGTGATCAAGGACACCGTGACCCCGATCAATCTGTTCGGCTACGGCCTGGCGTTTTTGGGCGTTGCCTACTACAACAACTCCAAATTGCAGGCTCTGAAGGCCAAAGAGGCGCAGAAGAAGACGGCGCAGCACGACGAGGAGGCCAGTAGGCTCATGGAGGAGAGGGAAGGGGAAGGAATTGGGAAGAGGAACGAATCGCAGAATTGA